The Allorhodopirellula heiligendammensis genome includes a window with the following:
- the csrA gene encoding carbon storage regulator CsrA, which produces MLVLSRHRDESIMIGDDVVVTIVDIRGDKVRLGIEAPQAIPVHRQEVYDAIQRENRRASQTGAGATKDVRPPKS; this is translated from the coding sequence ATGCTCGTCCTTTCCAGACACCGCGACGAAAGCATCATGATTGGTGATGACGTGGTTGTGACCATCGTTGACATTCGTGGCGACAAGGTTCGCCTCGGTATCGAGGCGCCTCAGGCGATCCCGGTGCACCGTCAGGAGGTCTACGACGCCATCCAGCGTGAGAACCGCCGAGCTTCGCAAACCGGAGCCGGCGCGACGAAGGACGTCCGTCCGCCGAAGTCTTGA